A stretch of the Bordetella genomosp. 8 genome encodes the following:
- a CDS encoding ABC transporter permease codes for MLGFTIRRLGLAMLVALTVSVLAFMLLHLSGDPAVALAGEGARQADIDMIRKAYGLDRPIVVQYASWLWDVLRGHFGTSVYFKTDAGPLILSKLGTTLLLGLYSLSVALLISVPFGVLAALYRHGPVDRLCLALAVLGQALPNFFFALLLIMLFSLTLRVLPVSGSGTWQHFVMPSIALGYYVAPAFMRLIRAGMIEVLDADYIRTARAKGLPAGKVIFKHALRNAIVPVVALAAVQLGYLLGGSVVIETIFALDGLGYLAYQSITFKDFPVMQLIVLLLSVIYVLLTLAADVANAWLDPRMRVS; via the coding sequence ATGCTCGGCTTCACGATCCGTCGACTGGGACTGGCCATGCTGGTGGCGCTGACGGTTTCCGTCCTGGCTTTCATGCTTCTGCATCTGTCGGGCGACCCGGCCGTCGCGCTGGCCGGCGAAGGCGCGCGGCAGGCCGACATCGACATGATCCGCAAGGCCTACGGGCTGGACCGGCCCATCGTCGTGCAATACGCCAGTTGGCTCTGGGATGTGCTGCGCGGCCATTTCGGCACATCGGTGTACTTCAAGACCGACGCGGGGCCGCTGATCCTGTCCAAGCTCGGCACCACGCTGCTGCTGGGCCTGTATTCGCTGAGCGTGGCCCTGCTGATCTCGGTGCCGTTCGGCGTACTGGCCGCCCTGTACAGGCACGGCCCGGTCGATCGCCTGTGCCTGGCCTTGGCGGTGCTGGGCCAGGCGCTGCCGAATTTCTTCTTCGCGCTGCTGCTGATCATGCTGTTCTCCCTGACCCTGCGGGTACTGCCGGTGTCGGGCAGCGGCACGTGGCAGCACTTCGTCATGCCGTCCATCGCGCTGGGCTACTACGTCGCGCCGGCCTTCATGCGGCTGATCCGCGCGGGCATGATCGAAGTCCTGGACGCGGACTACATCCGCACCGCCAGGGCCAAGGGCCTGCCGGCCGGCAAGGTCATCTTCAAGCACGCCCTGCGCAATGCCATCGTGCCCGTCGTCGCGCTGGCCGCTGTCCAACTAGGCTATCTGCTGGGCGGCTCCGTCGTCATCGAAACCATTTTCGCGCTCGACGGCCTGGGCTACCTGGCGTACCAAAGCATCACCTTCAAGGACTTTCCCGTCATGCAGCTGATCGTGCTGCTGTTGTCGGTCATCTACGTCCTGCTGACGCTGGCGGCCGACGTCGCGAACGCGTGGCTGGATCCGCGCATGCGGGTTTCCTGA
- a CDS encoding gamma-glutamyltransferase family protein, with product MATFVTPTFRPVITSANYAVSAGHYLATQAGMRILQMGGNAVDAGVAAGVCINVTQPDLTNLGGVAPIIIYLAKTREVVTISGLGRWPKKASLEYFRDELKGEIPLGVKNAITPSACDAWLTALARYGTMTLGQVLEPALQLASEGFPASRLFTHMLTGIHANLMQWPTSREYVRPDGTPYQTGDMVRQPTLAGTLRVLMDAEREAAARGCDRAAAIMAARDVFYKGDLAEKMARFSQEQGGFLDYDDLAEFSVRVEPPVKTTYRGYEVFACGPWCQGPVLPQALNILENYDLASYGHNSAKSLHVIIEALKASFADRHAYYGDPDFVDVPIDGLLNKDYARQWVERISLESAWKDMPAPGDPWAYEGKTGRAGYQPPAPQPGPLGSDTSYCCVVDREGNGFSATPSDGVRYTPVVPGVGVVLSPRGFQSWLDPRHPSSLQPGKRPRLTPSPALMLKDGKLAMTFGTPGLDVQPQAMAQLILNVVDYKMDVQAAIEQPRVATFNFPASQHPHNYTPGHLCAEGRIPESTLAELAAKGHQVTKWPDFIASAGALCAICVDTEYGPRAAGADPRRTAYAMGW from the coding sequence ATGGCAACTTTCGTCACCCCAACGTTTCGTCCCGTCATCACCTCGGCGAACTATGCCGTCTCCGCCGGCCACTACCTGGCCACGCAGGCCGGCATGCGTATCCTGCAAATGGGCGGCAATGCCGTCGACGCCGGGGTGGCCGCGGGCGTCTGCATCAACGTCACGCAGCCTGACCTGACCAATCTGGGCGGGGTGGCCCCCATCATCATCTATCTGGCGAAAACCCGCGAAGTCGTCACCATTTCGGGCCTGGGCCGCTGGCCGAAGAAAGCCAGCCTGGAATACTTCCGCGACGAACTCAAGGGCGAGATTCCCCTGGGCGTGAAGAACGCGATCACGCCGTCGGCCTGCGACGCCTGGCTCACGGCCCTTGCGCGCTACGGCACCATGACCCTGGGCCAGGTGCTGGAGCCCGCGCTCCAGCTGGCTTCGGAAGGTTTCCCGGCCAGCCGCCTGTTCACCCACATGCTGACGGGCATCCACGCCAATCTCATGCAATGGCCCACTTCCAGGGAGTATGTCCGGCCGGACGGCACGCCCTACCAGACCGGCGACATGGTGCGCCAACCGACCTTGGCGGGCACGCTGCGGGTATTGATGGACGCCGAACGCGAGGCCGCGGCGCGGGGATGCGACCGCGCGGCGGCGATCATGGCCGCGCGCGACGTGTTCTACAAAGGCGATCTGGCCGAAAAAATGGCGCGCTTTTCGCAGGAACAAGGCGGCTTCCTCGACTATGACGACCTGGCCGAATTTTCCGTACGCGTGGAGCCGCCGGTCAAGACGACATACCGCGGCTACGAGGTCTTCGCCTGTGGACCGTGGTGCCAGGGTCCCGTACTGCCGCAGGCGCTCAATATCCTGGAGAACTACGACCTGGCCTCCTATGGCCATAACTCGGCCAAGAGCCTGCATGTGATCATCGAGGCGCTGAAGGCCAGCTTCGCGGACCGGCACGCTTACTACGGAGATCCGGACTTCGTCGACGTTCCCATCGACGGCCTGCTCAACAAGGATTACGCCAGGCAGTGGGTCGAGCGGATTTCGCTGGAGTCGGCCTGGAAGGACATGCCGGCACCCGGCGACCCGTGGGCGTACGAAGGCAAGACGGGCCGCGCGGGCTACCAGCCGCCCGCGCCGCAACCGGGTCCCTTGGGATCCGACACCAGCTACTGTTGCGTGGTCGATCGGGAAGGCAATGGCTTTTCCGCCACGCCCAGCGATGGCGTGCGCTACACCCCGGTGGTGCCCGGCGTCGGCGTGGTGCTGTCGCCGCGCGGCTTCCAAAGCTGGCTGGATCCCAGGCATCCTTCGTCATTGCAGCCGGGCAAGCGGCCGCGCCTGACGCCCAGCCCCGCCCTGATGCTCAAGGATGGCAAGCTGGCGATGACGTTCGGCACACCCGGCCTGGACGTCCAGCCGCAGGCGATGGCCCAGCTCATCCTGAATGTCGTGGACTACAAAATGGACGTGCAGGCAGCCATCGAGCAGCCGCGTGTGGCCACCTTCAATTTCCCGGCCAGCCAGCATCCTCACAATTACACGCCAGGCCACCTGTGCGCGGAGGGCCGCATCCCCGAGTCGACGCTGGCGGAGCTGGCGGCCAAGGGACACCAGGTCACCAAGTGGCCGGACTTCATCGCCAGCGCGGGTGCGTTGTGTGCGATCTGCGTGGATACGGAATACGGGCCGCGCGCCGCCGGCGCCGATCCGCGGCGCACGGCCTATGCCATGGGGTGGTGA
- a CDS encoding ABC transporter ATP-binding protein has protein sequence MATHADIVLDVQGLHVDIDTQRGPLHAVRDVSFQVARGDTLCLVGESGCGKSMTSLAIMGLLPKAARRRARRLAVLGQDIAALPSRRLNALRGDRMAMIFQEPMTALNPAYTIGDQLTEHYMYHRRAGAAQARERAVELLERVGIASAGGRLGQYPHQLSGGLRQRVMIAMALMCGPELLIADEPSTALDVTIQAQILRLLADLQAELGIALVLITHDLGVVARIASRVAVMYAGQIVEEGPVAAIFEQPRHPYTQGLLACIPVPGRSAPGQHLGTIPGVVPALTGELTGCAFRDRCPWAEAACAHHIPVRHLDQHAWRCIRQAEDALVAP, from the coding sequence ATGGCGACCCATGCCGATATCGTGCTGGACGTGCAGGGCCTGCACGTCGATATCGATACGCAGCGCGGGCCGCTGCACGCGGTACGCGACGTTTCCTTCCAGGTCGCCCGCGGCGACACCTTGTGCCTGGTGGGCGAATCGGGCTGCGGCAAATCGATGACGTCGCTGGCCATCATGGGCCTGCTGCCCAAGGCCGCACGCCGTCGCGCCCGCCGCCTGGCGGTCCTTGGCCAGGACATCGCCGCCCTGCCGAGCCGGCGCCTGAACGCCTTGCGCGGCGACAGGATGGCGATGATTTTCCAGGAGCCCATGACGGCGCTGAATCCCGCGTACACCATCGGCGACCAGTTGACCGAGCACTACATGTACCACCGCCGCGCCGGCGCGGCACAAGCCCGCGAGCGCGCCGTCGAGCTGCTGGAGCGCGTGGGCATCGCGTCGGCGGGCGGCCGCCTGGGCCAATACCCGCACCAGTTGTCCGGCGGCCTGCGCCAGCGCGTCATGATCGCCATGGCGCTGATGTGCGGGCCGGAACTGCTCATCGCCGACGAGCCCAGCACCGCGCTGGACGTCACCATCCAGGCGCAGATACTGCGGTTGCTGGCCGACCTGCAGGCGGAACTGGGCATCGCCCTGGTCCTGATCACGCACGACCTGGGCGTGGTGGCGCGCATCGCCAGCCGGGTCGCCGTCATGTACGCCGGCCAGATCGTGGAGGAAGGACCGGTGGCGGCGATTTTCGAGCAGCCCCGCCACCCCTATACGCAGGGCCTGCTGGCCTGTATTCCCGTGCCCGGCCGCAGCGCGCCGGGCCAGCACCTGGGCACGATCCCGGGCGTGGTACCCGCGCTCACCGGCGAGCTGACGGGCTGCGCTTTCCGCGATCGCTGTCCCTGGGCGGAAGCGGCCTGTGCCCATCACATACCCGTCCGCCATCTCGATCAACATGCCTGGCGCTGCATCCGCCAGGCCGAAGATGCCCTCGTCGCGCCATGA
- the ptsP gene encoding phosphoenolpyruvate--protein phosphotransferase: MYGQGVARGYAIGRAVVMGAAALEVAHYRIAPELVQAECERLTAALEAAQADLLQMADTLPDDAPRELGAMLNVHRLLLGDPLLAEQALLLIKERHYNAEWALTTQGQLLGEQFDAMEDEYLRERGADVRQVIERVLHVLAGTSGIRDPGELDGDDPLVVVAHDISPADMLRLRGGRFLAFVTDLGGATSHTAIVARSMGVPAVVALGNVRELVRDGDMLIVDGATGAVIVNPSPIVLDEYRDRQRAFASERAELALLRDEPSITLDGIGIVLHANIELPEEAEAALAAGADGIGLFRSEFLFMGRGTDLPGEEEQYQAYSSVLKVMAGRPVTIRTLDIGADKALDDEATVATNPALGLRAIRYCLAHPEMFGTQLRAILRASAHGPVRLLIPMIAHMHEVEATRMALDAARRELDARGQPYAAHIELGAMVEVPAIAIAIEPFAQALDFLSIGTNDLIQYTLAIDRGDGMVAPLYDPLHPAVLRLVAHTINAGERAGKPVAVCGEMAGDANMTRLLLGLGLTEFSMHSQQLLDVKREVRRAHSNALRVKLAAALNRALPVDLATLNQV; encoded by the coding sequence CTGTATGGGCAGGGCGTGGCACGCGGTTATGCCATCGGCCGGGCAGTGGTCATGGGCGCGGCGGCACTGGAAGTCGCGCACTATCGGATAGCGCCGGAACTGGTACAGGCCGAATGCGAGCGCCTGACCGCCGCGCTGGAGGCCGCGCAGGCCGACCTGCTGCAGATGGCGGACACGTTGCCCGACGATGCGCCGCGCGAACTGGGCGCCATGCTGAATGTGCACCGTTTGCTGCTGGGCGATCCGCTGCTGGCGGAGCAGGCGCTGCTGTTGATCAAGGAGCGCCACTACAACGCGGAATGGGCCTTGACCACGCAAGGCCAGTTGCTGGGCGAGCAGTTCGACGCGATGGAAGACGAATACCTGCGCGAACGCGGCGCCGATGTGCGCCAGGTGATCGAGCGGGTATTGCACGTATTGGCTGGCACGTCGGGCATACGCGATCCCGGCGAGCTGGACGGCGACGATCCGCTGGTCGTGGTCGCGCACGATATCTCACCCGCCGACATGCTGCGCCTGCGCGGCGGCCGCTTCCTGGCCTTCGTCACGGACCTGGGCGGAGCGACTTCCCACACCGCGATCGTGGCGCGCAGCATGGGCGTGCCGGCGGTGGTGGCGCTGGGCAACGTGCGCGAGCTGGTGCGCGACGGCGACATGCTGATCGTGGACGGCGCGACCGGCGCGGTGATCGTGAATCCGTCGCCCATCGTGCTGGACGAATACCGCGATCGGCAGCGCGCTTTTGCCAGCGAACGGGCGGAACTCGCGCTGTTGCGCGATGAGCCTTCCATCACCCTGGACGGCATCGGCATCGTGCTGCATGCCAATATCGAATTACCCGAGGAAGCGGAGGCCGCGCTGGCGGCCGGCGCGGACGGCATCGGCCTGTTCCGCAGCGAATTCCTGTTCATGGGGCGTGGCACCGACCTCCCGGGCGAAGAAGAGCAGTACCAGGCTTATTCGTCCGTGCTCAAGGTCATGGCGGGACGACCCGTCACCATCCGCACGCTGGACATCGGCGCGGACAAGGCCCTGGATGACGAGGCCACGGTCGCCACCAACCCCGCGCTGGGCCTGCGCGCGATCCGCTATTGCCTGGCGCATCCCGAAATGTTCGGGACGCAACTGCGCGCCATCCTGCGGGCGTCCGCCCATGGGCCGGTGCGGCTGCTGATTCCCATGATCGCGCACATGCACGAGGTCGAGGCCACCCGGATGGCGCTGGACGCGGCGCGGCGCGAGCTGGACGCGCGTGGGCAGCCGTATGCCGCCCATATCGAATTGGGCGCGATGGTGGAGGTGCCCGCCATCGCGATCGCCATCGAACCTTTTGCCCAGGCTCTGGATTTCCTGTCCATCGGCACCAACGACCTGATCCAGTACACCCTGGCGATCGATCGCGGCGACGGGATGGTCGCGCCTTTGTACGATCCGCTGCATCCCGCCGTGCTCCGGCTGGTGGCGCATACGATCAACGCTGGCGAGCGTGCCGGCAAGCCCGTGGCGGTGTGCGGCGAGATGGCTGGCGATGCCAACATGACCCGCCTGCTGCTGGGCCTGGGCCTGACGGAATTCTCCATGCATTCCCAGCAACTGCTGGATGTGAAGCGAGAAGTGCGCCGTGCGCATTCGAATGCCTTGCGCGTCAAGCTGGCCGCGGCTTTGAACCGGGCCTTGCCCGTCGATCTGGCGACGTTGAACCAGGTGTGA
- a CDS encoding LysR family transcriptional regulator: protein MLNIRQLRAFAAVMLAGSVTGAATRLRISQPAISALIAGLERDLGFNLFVRDRNRLQATSEAALFYRSVSAVLERLDGLERLATDIRHADEGTLRIAALPMLALEFLPKVAAGFLARHPNVRMILQAHSSPTVASLMAMQQFDLGFSESAYDEGWINAQRLRVRCVCVLPVGHPLASRAVVTPADLDDLPIVTAPADHARTRHLAEVFQACGARLNIRVETPLFASMCAFVSQGAGYALVDAITAGGAHGAGLVTRPFEPPFYNDFAVLYPASKPVSRIADAFMLEVMAALAEFAG, encoded by the coding sequence ATGCTCAATATCCGACAACTCAGGGCTTTCGCGGCCGTCATGCTGGCTGGTTCGGTAACCGGCGCAGCGACGCGCCTGCGCATATCGCAACCCGCGATCAGCGCGCTGATCGCGGGCCTGGAGCGCGACCTGGGCTTCAACCTGTTCGTACGCGACCGCAACCGGTTGCAGGCCACCAGCGAAGCGGCCCTGTTCTACCGTTCAGTATCGGCAGTGCTCGAACGCCTGGACGGATTGGAACGCCTTGCGACGGACATCCGCCACGCTGACGAAGGGACGCTGCGTATCGCCGCGCTGCCCATGCTGGCGCTTGAATTCCTGCCCAAGGTGGCGGCCGGGTTTCTCGCGCGGCATCCCAATGTCAGGATGATCCTGCAAGCGCACAGCTCGCCCACCGTCGCCAGCCTGATGGCCATGCAGCAGTTCGACCTTGGTTTTTCCGAGTCGGCCTATGACGAGGGATGGATCAACGCCCAGCGCCTGCGGGTGCGCTGCGTGTGCGTGCTGCCCGTCGGCCATCCTTTGGCGTCCCGCGCAGTCGTGACGCCCGCCGATCTGGATGACCTGCCCATCGTGACGGCACCGGCGGATCATGCGCGCACCCGGCATCTGGCGGAAGTGTTCCAGGCCTGCGGCGCGCGCTTGAACATACGGGTCGAGACGCCGCTGTTCGCGTCCATGTGCGCCTTTGTGTCGCAGGGTGCCGGGTATGCGCTGGTGGATGCCATCACCGCTGGCGGTGCCCATGGCGCCGGCCTGGTGACCCGGCCATTCGAACCGCCCTTCTACAACGACTTCGCCGTGCTGTATCCCGCCAGCAAGCCCGTATCCCGCATCGCCGATGCCTTCATGCTGGAGGTGATGGCGGCACTCGCGGAGTTCGCGGGATAG
- a CDS encoding ABC transporter permease — protein MAAPTLPIAAQPAPAADGTPASMPRRRLRGNAALLTGGGILLAIVLIALLAPWISPHDPYAQNLAARNIPPAWYPKGSWTHPFGTDPLGRDYLSRLFYGARISLLIGLCVAGISGVIGTSIGMAAGYFGGKVDMVVSFLISTRLSMPVILVALATVAILGGSLWVVILVLGLLKWDRFAVVMRSATQQVRSLEYIAAAQAAGASTWRIVRGEVLPNVMPHLIVIATLEAASAILLEAALSFLGLGVQPPTPSWGLMISEAKAYMFFSFWLIAIPGTALAVLIFAINLAGDGLHQLLAPGERS, from the coding sequence ATGGCCGCGCCTACGCTTCCCATCGCCGCCCAGCCGGCGCCCGCCGCCGACGGCACGCCGGCATCGATGCCCCGGCGGCGCCTGCGTGGCAACGCCGCGCTGCTGACCGGTGGCGGCATCCTGCTGGCCATCGTCCTGATCGCCTTGCTGGCGCCGTGGATTTCACCCCACGACCCGTACGCGCAGAACCTGGCGGCGCGCAACATCCCGCCGGCCTGGTACCCCAAAGGCTCGTGGACGCACCCCTTCGGCACGGACCCACTGGGCCGCGATTACCTGTCGCGATTGTTCTATGGCGCCCGCATTTCGTTGCTGATCGGCCTTTGCGTGGCCGGCATATCGGGCGTGATCGGCACTTCCATCGGCATGGCGGCCGGCTATTTCGGCGGCAAGGTCGACATGGTGGTGTCCTTCCTGATTTCCACCCGCCTGTCGATGCCGGTCATCCTGGTCGCGCTGGCCACGGTGGCCATCCTCGGCGGGTCGCTATGGGTCGTCATCCTGGTGCTGGGCCTGCTCAAGTGGGATCGCTTCGCCGTCGTCATGCGCAGCGCGACGCAGCAGGTCCGCTCGCTGGAATACATCGCCGCGGCGCAGGCGGCAGGCGCTTCCACCTGGCGCATCGTGCGTGGGGAAGTCCTGCCCAACGTCATGCCGCACCTGATCGTCATCGCCACGCTGGAAGCCGCCAGCGCCATCCTGCTGGAAGCGGCACTGTCCTTTCTCGGCCTGGGCGTGCAGCCGCCGACGCCGTCGTGGGGACTGATGATTTCGGAAGCCAAGGCCTATATGTTCTTCTCCTTCTGGCTGATCGCCATTCCCGGTACCGCGCTGGCGGTGCTGATCTTCGCCATCAACCTGGCTGGCGACGGCCTGCACCAGTTGCTGGCGCCCGGCGAAAGGAGCTGA
- a CDS encoding NAD(P)/FAD-dependent oxidoreductase, with protein sequence MTKQVAVIGAGIVGACIAFALVKRGARVVLIDRDEPGRACSYGNLGAISESSIAPLAMPGIVSTLPSMLTDRDSPLALAPGYLPRALPWLWRFLASAKPQVVQTNADRLHELYQGSYAAHAALAQEVGVPHLLQQKGHLFLYPDDEARAKDKATWALRSSHGQRLDYLDRAGIEALESGLPARYRSAVLIPDHATVLDPLRYVQAIVRAFVERGGELLRANVRTVKPSAGGWTVMNDSAPIECDEVVVAAGAWAPRLLGTLGITLRLESQRGYHVQYPGQSALISRTVVLADKKVFMAPMMDGLRIGGTVEIAGLDAPPTARRAAVLERLALEIFPQLAGVQPQHWMGHRPCMPDSVPVVGPAPGHAGLWLAVGHGHLGLTGSVNTARRLADALINRPQV encoded by the coding sequence ATGACCAAGCAGGTCGCCGTGATCGGTGCCGGAATCGTGGGTGCGTGCATCGCCTTTGCGCTGGTCAAGCGCGGTGCGAGAGTCGTGTTGATCGACCGGGACGAACCCGGCCGTGCATGCAGCTACGGCAATCTGGGCGCCATCAGCGAAAGTTCGATCGCGCCCCTGGCGATGCCCGGCATCGTCTCGACCCTGCCGTCGATGTTGACGGACCGTGACAGCCCCTTGGCCTTGGCCCCCGGTTACCTGCCGCGTGCGCTCCCATGGCTGTGGCGCTTCCTGGCCTCGGCCAAGCCGCAAGTCGTGCAAACCAACGCCGACCGGCTGCACGAGCTGTACCAGGGCAGCTACGCCGCGCATGCCGCGCTGGCGCAGGAGGTCGGCGTGCCGCATCTGTTGCAGCAGAAAGGACACCTGTTTCTCTATCCCGACGATGAGGCCCGCGCCAAGGACAAGGCCACCTGGGCGCTGCGCAGCTCGCACGGGCAGCGGCTGGACTATCTCGACCGCGCCGGTATCGAGGCGCTGGAGTCCGGACTTCCCGCCAGGTATCGGTCCGCCGTCCTCATTCCAGATCACGCTACCGTGCTGGATCCCTTGCGCTACGTGCAGGCGATCGTGCGGGCCTTCGTCGAGCGCGGCGGCGAGCTGCTGCGGGCGAATGTACGGACGGTGAAACCATCGGCGGGCGGTTGGACGGTGATGAATGACAGCGCCCCGATCGAGTGCGACGAAGTCGTCGTTGCGGCAGGGGCTTGGGCGCCGCGCCTGTTGGGCACGCTGGGCATCACGCTGCGGCTCGAAAGCCAGCGGGGCTATCACGTCCAGTACCCGGGCCAGTCCGCGCTGATCTCGCGCACGGTGGTGCTGGCGGACAAGAAGGTTTTCATGGCGCCCATGATGGACGGCCTGCGGATCGGCGGCACCGTGGAAATCGCCGGTCTCGATGCTCCTCCGACCGCGCGCCGCGCGGCCGTGCTGGAACGGCTGGCGTTGGAGATTTTTCCGCAGTTGGCGGGCGTGCAGCCGCAACATTGGATGGGACATCGGCCGTGCATGCCGGATTCCGTGCCGGTGGTCGGACCCGCGCCCGGGCACGCCGGCCTCTGGCTGGCCGTCGGGCATGGCCACCTCGGCCTGACCGGGTCCGTCAACACGGCCCGGCGGTTGGCAGATGCCCTCATCAATCGTCCCCAGGTGTAA
- a CDS encoding ABC transporter ATP-binding protein — protein MTPLIQAQALARSFSVRAGMFKPKRTLHAVNGVDLAVPRGGVLGIVGESGCGKSTLARMLLGLTAPSGGTIRLDGSDIREMPRRQLARRVQPVFQDPYSSLNPRRSIASIVSLPLEVHGIDNPRQRKAMDMLERVGLPARLARNTPGQLSGGQRQRVAIARALVMQPEVVICDEPTSALDVSVQAQIMNLLMDLRSEFNLTYVFISHNLAVVEHIATEVAVMYLGRIVESGPAARIFREPRHPYTQALLASVLTPEPGLGIPDMGLGLSFPDPVNPPPGCPFHPRCRHAMPRCSQERPALLAHREARIACHLYPEGVDEPAAAQE, from the coding sequence ATGACGCCACTCATCCAGGCCCAGGCCCTTGCCCGCAGCTTTTCCGTGCGGGCCGGCATGTTCAAGCCCAAGCGCACGCTGCACGCCGTCAACGGCGTAGACCTGGCCGTGCCGCGTGGCGGCGTGCTGGGCATCGTCGGTGAATCGGGTTGCGGCAAATCCACGCTGGCCCGCATGTTGCTCGGCCTGACCGCGCCCAGTGGCGGCACGATCCGCCTGGACGGCAGCGACATCCGCGAGATGCCTCGCCGGCAGTTGGCGCGTCGTGTGCAGCCGGTGTTCCAGGATCCCTATTCGTCCTTGAATCCGCGCCGCTCCATCGCATCCATCGTATCCCTGCCGCTGGAAGTGCACGGAATCGACAACCCCCGGCAGCGCAAGGCCATGGACATGCTGGAGCGCGTCGGGCTGCCCGCGCGCCTGGCCCGCAACACCCCGGGCCAGCTATCCGGCGGGCAGCGGCAGCGTGTGGCGATCGCACGCGCCCTGGTGATGCAACCGGAAGTCGTCATCTGCGACGAGCCCACGTCGGCGCTCGATGTATCGGTCCAGGCCCAGATCATGAACCTGCTCATGGACCTGCGCAGCGAGTTCAACCTGACCTACGTCTTCATCAGCCACAACCTCGCCGTCGTCGAACATATCGCCACCGAAGTCGCGGTCATGTATCTGGGCAGGATCGTGGAATCGGGTCCGGCGGCACGTATCTTCCGCGAGCCGCGCCATCCGTACACCCAGGCCTTGCTGGCATCCGTGCTGACGCCGGAACCCGGCCTGGGCATCCCTGACATGGGCCTGGGCCTGTCGTTCCCGGATCCGGTCAATCCACCGCCGGGCTGTCCTTTCCACCCGCGTTGCAGGCATGCGATGCCGCGCTGCTCACAGGAAAGACCGGCATTGCTGGCGCACCGGGAAGCGCGCATCGCCTGCCATCTTTATCCCGAAGGCGTGGACGAGCCAGCTGCCGCCCAGGAGTAG
- a CDS encoding Bug family tripartite tricarboxylate transporter substrate binding protein, giving the protein MNANHGARALLACLVVGIASAYHSPAAAQGYPTHAIRLVVGFAPGGNTDMMARLTAEQLTARLGQSVVVENRAGAGGTVASVAVAKAPADGYTLLFASTSHAINAAIYNKLPYDTLKDFRAVAPVARTPKVLVVNPSLPVHDVKEFIAYVKSHPGLTMASGGPGSSAHFAGLMFNTLAGTDVTYVPYKGTGEALRDLLSGEVLSSIDSVTAYVPLIKSGQLRALGVGSTKPMPLLPEVPAITTSGLPGYEVADWVGVIAPAGVPADVVAKLNKAINDALSSPDVMKKLADVGSIPMHETPASYEKLIRADIERFDKLRVAAHMEKQ; this is encoded by the coding sequence ATGAACGCGAACCATGGTGCGCGCGCTTTGCTTGCCTGTTTGGTTGTCGGCATCGCAAGCGCCTATCACTCCCCCGCCGCCGCGCAGGGATACCCCACGCATGCCATCCGCCTGGTCGTGGGCTTCGCCCCCGGCGGCAATACCGATATGATGGCGCGCCTGACCGCGGAGCAATTGACGGCGCGGCTGGGACAGTCCGTCGTGGTCGAGAATCGCGCCGGCGCCGGCGGGACCGTCGCATCCGTGGCCGTGGCCAAGGCGCCCGCGGACGGCTACACCTTGCTGTTTGCGTCAACCTCGCATGCCATCAATGCGGCCATCTACAACAAGCTCCCCTACGACACGCTGAAGGATTTCCGTGCGGTCGCCCCCGTCGCCCGTACGCCCAAGGTGCTGGTGGTCAATCCTTCCTTGCCGGTGCATGACGTCAAGGAGTTCATCGCGTACGTGAAGAGCCATCCTGGACTGACCATGGCGTCGGGCGGGCCGGGATCCTCCGCGCATTTCGCCGGGCTGATGTTCAATACCCTGGCCGGCACCGATGTGACGTATGTCCCCTACAAGGGCACGGGCGAGGCCCTGCGCGATCTGCTCTCCGGCGAGGTCTTGTCGTCGATCGATTCGGTCACGGCTTACGTTCCGCTGATCAAGAGCGGGCAGTTGCGGGCCTTGGGCGTGGGCAGCACGAAACCCATGCCGCTGCTGCCAGAGGTGCCGGCCATCACCACTTCCGGCCTGCCGGGGTATGAGGTGGCGGACTGGGTGGGCGTGATCGCGCCAGCGGGCGTACCGGCCGATGTTGTCGCCAAGCTGAACAAGGCGATCAATGACGCCTTGTCCTCGCCCGACGTAATGAAGAAACTGGCCGATGTGGGTTCGATACCGATGCACGAAACGCCGGCCAGCTATGAGAAATTGATCCGGGCCGATATCGAGCGTTTCGACAAGCTGCGCGTCGCCGCGCATATGGAAAAGCAGTAG